The following coding sequences lie in one Leptospira saintgironsiae genomic window:
- the mce gene encoding mammalian cell entry protein Mce: protein MKSFRYLLVGAIFSVALVVVGYFTVMTEGGPVQKRGEFLKINFKNSEGIKVGNKVTVQGVPFGYVSNIRLIQIDENGAVLPAGEVGVATRVEVTILLKEPVRLYENYDIAIRNESLLSGRVISIDPGTSESTEEGKGTPRTFQVVDYKSGASSLKGRVLQDPLVSLSELIAENRGDIRKTFSNVADITTKINSGDGTLGRLINRDDLHTNVNTVLTDAQIVLRELREGLEDTREQAPVTSFIRAALSSF, encoded by the coding sequence ATGAAATCCTTTCGTTATCTTTTAGTTGGTGCTATCTTTTCAGTCGCCTTGGTTGTAGTAGGTTATTTTACCGTTATGACTGAAGGTGGTCCCGTTCAAAAACGGGGAGAATTCCTAAAGATCAATTTCAAAAACTCAGAAGGGATCAAAGTAGGAAACAAGGTCACCGTACAAGGTGTTCCATTTGGTTATGTTTCCAATATTCGACTCATCCAAATAGATGAGAATGGAGCAGTACTTCCTGCAGGAGAAGTCGGAGTCGCCACCAGGGTCGAAGTTACCATTCTTCTAAAAGAACCAGTACGTTTGTACGAAAATTATGATATTGCAATACGTAACGAAAGTTTACTTTCTGGGCGTGTGATTTCCATAGACCCGGGAACTTCTGAATCTACTGAAGAAGGTAAAGGTACACCTAGAACCTTCCAAGTTGTGGATTATAAATCTGGAGCATCTTCTTTAAAAGGAAGAGTTTTACAGGATCCACTTGTATCTCTTTCAGAATTGATCGCAGAAAACAGAGGAGATATCCGTAAAACTTTCTCAAACGTAGCAGATATCACTACTAAGATCAATAGCGGAGATGGGACCTTAGGTAGGCTAATCAACAGAGATGATCTTCATACAAATGTGAATACTGTTTTAACGGATGCGCAAATTGTTCTAAGAGAACTAAGAGAGGGTCTGGAAGATACCAGGGAACAAGCCCCTGTCACAAGCTTTATCCGCGCAGCACTTAGCTCTTTCTAA
- a CDS encoding ABC transporter ATP-binding protein, with the protein MEEYAIELINLHKTFGERKILKGMNLQVKKGETMVVLGPSGTGKSVTLKHITGLLDPDAGECKIFGETISGAEIPERERIRSKMGVLFQSGALINWMTVFDNVALPLREHKLYPEEEIQKIVAEKLRLVDMTVAKDNFPNDISGGMKKRAGLARAIAANPEIILYDEPTSGLDPVMSNVINELIIRIKKETGAAQVVVTHDMSSAYMIADRISFFYGGQVLFTGTPEEVQNSPNEFIRQFINGHTKGPMILETKN; encoded by the coding sequence ATGGAAGAATACGCAATAGAACTAATCAATCTGCATAAAACTTTCGGAGAAAGAAAGATCCTAAAAGGAATGAATCTCCAAGTAAAAAAAGGAGAAACAATGGTAGTGCTCGGACCTTCCGGAACTGGAAAGTCTGTCACTCTAAAACATATCACTGGTCTACTCGATCCGGATGCTGGAGAATGTAAGATCTTCGGAGAAACAATCTCAGGTGCAGAAATTCCTGAAAGAGAAAGGATCCGTTCTAAAATGGGGGTTCTATTTCAATCTGGTGCACTCATTAACTGGATGACTGTTTTTGATAACGTTGCACTTCCCTTAAGAGAGCATAAATTATATCCGGAAGAAGAGATCCAAAAGATCGTAGCCGAAAAACTTAGATTAGTTGATATGACAGTCGCGAAAGATAATTTTCCGAACGATATCTCAGGCGGTATGAAAAAAAGAGCCGGCCTCGCAAGAGCAATCGCTGCCAATCCGGAAATCATTTTATATGATGAACCTACATCTGGTCTTGATCCTGTGATGTCAAACGTGATCAACGAATTGATTATTCGTATCAAAAAGGAAACTGGAGCTGCTCAGGTTGTGGTTACCCATGATATGTCCAGCGCGTATATGATAGCCGACCGCATTTCATTTTTTTATGGGGGACAGGTCTTATTTACTGGGACTCCGGAAGAAGTGCAGAATTCTCCGAACGAATTCATTCGTCAGTTTATTAACGGACACACAAAGGGACCAATGATTCTGGAAACTAAGAATTGA
- the metW gene encoding methionine biosynthesis protein MetW, which translates to MIDSKILSSTTLRERPDFAYILDTISPGSRVLDLGCGNGDLLYLLKQKGIRGQGIEKDEDAIVECIRKGVYVHHGDIDEGLSHHEDKRFDYVILNQTIQETRHPGDIIKECLRIAKRVIIVFPNFGYWEVRFRILFQGKTPVTDLLPYRWFNTPNLHFLSVLDFQEFCDIRGFTVEDRAFFTDLKQVKFSPNFFAKLALFQIR; encoded by the coding sequence ATGATAGATTCTAAAATCTTAAGTAGCACTACTTTGAGAGAAAGACCGGACTTCGCTTATATTCTGGATACAATCTCACCAGGTTCCAGGGTTTTGGACCTTGGTTGTGGTAACGGAGACCTTCTTTATCTTCTAAAACAAAAAGGGATTAGAGGACAAGGTATCGAGAAGGACGAAGACGCAATTGTAGAATGTATTCGCAAAGGTGTTTATGTTCACCACGGAGATATTGACGAAGGACTAAGTCATCACGAAGACAAACGTTTTGATTATGTGATCTTAAATCAGACAATCCAAGAGACTAGACATCCTGGTGATATTATAAAGGAATGTTTACGGATCGCTAAACGAGTGATCATCGTATTTCCGAATTTTGGATATTGGGAAGTTCGTTTTAGGATATTATTCCAAGGAAAAACTCCTGTTACGGATCTTCTTCCTTATCGTTGGTTCAATACCCCGAATCTACATTTCCTTTCTGTTTTAGATTTTCAGGAGTTCTGTGATATCCGAGGTTTTACTGTAGAAGACAGAGCATTCTTCACAGATCTAAAACAAGTGAAATTCAGTCCGAACTTTTTTGCAAAACTCGCACTATTTCAGATTAGATAA
- a CDS encoding M48 family metalloprotease, giving the protein MNKTSVRKYFLVLFLLFSLQGCGWMVDLVFPLDVDRFLGEQFYKAAVTGEGHGKIYKDKSLEKYLQSVVDRILKSKSIQYKEEFKYKVTIIDDDKVINAICAPGGYIFVYTGLLHFVKNEATLAGILSHEIAHAERRHSTKQLSTNLTLYFALYFVLSYVLGPDLAQHAADIAGLSTNLLGLANSRSMEEEADEYGFDYMRSTPYYPGAIADFFKDIQKEKKVNPELKGADIPLEKYLSTHPLDEDRISANEKRLKDAKIGAPNIKSYFKERYRNNIEKSLGTKEAD; this is encoded by the coding sequence ATGAATAAAACTTCTGTTCGCAAATATTTCCTGGTCCTATTTTTACTTTTTTCCCTCCAAGGCTGCGGCTGGATGGTAGATCTTGTTTTTCCTTTGGACGTAGACCGATTTTTAGGAGAACAATTTTACAAGGCTGCAGTAACAGGCGAAGGCCACGGTAAAATTTACAAAGACAAGTCCTTAGAAAAATATCTGCAATCTGTTGTGGATCGTATCTTAAAATCAAAATCCATTCAATACAAAGAAGAGTTCAAATATAAAGTAACCATAATCGATGATGATAAGGTAATCAATGCAATCTGCGCACCTGGCGGATATATATTCGTATATACTGGACTTTTACATTTTGTAAAAAATGAGGCAACTCTTGCGGGTATACTTTCTCATGAGATCGCTCATGCAGAAAGAAGACATTCTACCAAACAATTATCTACAAATCTTACTTTATATTTTGCATTATACTTTGTTCTTTCCTATGTATTAGGCCCGGACCTTGCACAACATGCGGCTGATATTGCTGGGCTTTCTACAAATCTACTTGGTCTTGCAAATTCACGTTCCATGGAAGAAGAAGCAGATGAATACGGTTTTGATTATATGAGATCCACTCCATATTATCCAGGAGCAATTGCTGACTTTTTCAAAGATATCCAAAAGGAGAAAAAGGTAAATCCTGAGTTAAAGGGTGCTGATATTCCTTTGGAAAAATATTTGAGCACTCATCCTTTGGACGAAGATAGAATTTCAGCGAACGAAAAAAGACTGAAAGACGCTAAGATCGGTGCGCCAAATATTAAGTCCTATTTTAAAGAAAGATATCGTAATAATATAGAAAAATCTTTGGGAACCAAAGAAGCAGATTGA
- a CDS encoding MlaE family ABC transporter permease — protein MLESFKEKTNDTLYAAGYTIVLIAETFLNLRFTVEKRKEILDQMFIAGVGSLFVVSVVAVFTGMLLTLNTGLGLKDFGAEGQIGLLLTITLTREMSPFMTALILAASIGSAIAAEIGTMKVSEEIDALEVMSIDPVRFLVFPRVLGFSLMVPVLCVYSSILGILGGAIVGHFQLGIEYIVYFQDVNERITSIPGLKDLYTGLFKGYVFGLIISAISCSHGLRTSGGAIGVGRATRESVVTSFLMVIFFGYVITAIFYRQ, from the coding sequence ATGTTGGAATCCTTTAAAGAAAAAACGAACGATACTTTATATGCCGCAGGATATACGATCGTTCTGATTGCGGAAACTTTTTTAAATCTAAGATTTACCGTCGAAAAGCGGAAAGAAATTTTAGACCAAATGTTTATCGCAGGTGTAGGAAGTTTATTCGTAGTTTCAGTCGTTGCTGTTTTTACAGGAATGCTTCTCACATTAAACACTGGACTTGGCCTAAAAGATTTCGGGGCAGAAGGTCAAATCGGACTTCTTCTTACAATCACTCTTACTAGAGAGATGTCCCCTTTTATGACCGCGCTTATATTGGCCGCCTCCATCGGTTCTGCAATTGCCGCAGAAATCGGAACCATGAAAGTATCAGAAGAAATTGATGCTCTCGAAGTAATGTCAATCGATCCAGTGAGATTTCTGGTGTTTCCGAGAGTATTAGGTTTTTCTTTAATGGTTCCTGTACTTTGTGTATATTCTAGTATATTAGGGATTTTAGGTGGAGCAATCGTAGGGCATTTTCAATTGGGAATTGAGTATATAGTATATTTCCAAGATGTGAATGAAAGAATCACTTCTATCCCAGGCTTAAAAGATCTATATACGGGCCTATTTAAAGGTTATGTATTTGGCCTGATCATTTCTGCAATTTCCTGTTCTCATGGTTTGAGAACTTCCGGTGGAGCAATCGGTGTTGGCAGAGCCACAAGGGAATCTGTGGTAACTTCTTTCTTGATGGTTATCTTTTTTGGTTATGTGATCACAGCTATCTTTTACAGGCAATAG
- a CDS encoding D-alanine--D-alanine ligase — MKIAVLFGGTSTEHEISLRTGTFISKTLSAMGHSVKPILISRDGRWVIPKEYRPEFPEGNSKNPEEYLKEFEEIHATVAGAFSSLDCDVAFLGLHGTSGEDGSVQGFLKVLGIPFTGSDVKASALAMDKIRANRLFQLAGMSVAPFWELRKKEYSENPTSVERSGLEYPLFLKPVEGGSSFHTFRIEGQEDLRKRLPEFFDAEEHAILQKFLKGTEVSCGVWEKKEGSKRILEALPPTEIIPGGEFFDVESKYKPGLSQEITPARLPEKIISKIQEQSILAHKTLGCEGYSRTDFIIVGETPFVLETNTLPGMTETSLIPQQAKAAGIPIQTLYQSLVDQALERAGKIPVG, encoded by the coding sequence TTGAAAATTGCAGTTTTATTCGGCGGTACTTCCACAGAACACGAAATTTCCCTGCGCACAGGCACTTTCATAAGTAAAACTTTGTCTGCCATGGGACATTCGGTCAAACCCATTCTGATTTCCAGAGATGGTCGATGGGTCATCCCTAAAGAATATCGACCTGAGTTTCCGGAAGGAAATTCCAAAAATCCAGAAGAGTATTTAAAAGAATTCGAAGAAATTCATGCTACTGTTGCAGGAGCATTTTCCTCCTTAGATTGTGATGTAGCATTTTTAGGATTACATGGAACCAGCGGAGAAGACGGTTCTGTCCAAGGTTTCTTAAAAGTTCTTGGAATTCCATTCACAGGTTCAGACGTAAAAGCATCTGCACTTGCAATGGATAAGATCAGAGCAAATCGATTATTCCAACTTGCAGGAATGTCTGTTGCTCCGTTTTGGGAATTGAGAAAAAAAGAATACTCTGAAAATCCGACTTCGGTCGAAAGGTCAGGTTTAGAATATCCACTTTTTCTAAAACCTGTAGAAGGCGGTTCTAGTTTTCATACATTCAGGATAGAAGGACAAGAAGATCTTCGTAAAAGGCTGCCTGAGTTTTTCGATGCAGAAGAACATGCTATCTTACAAAAATTTTTGAAAGGAACGGAAGTTTCCTGCGGTGTTTGGGAAAAGAAAGAAGGCTCTAAAAGAATATTAGAAGCTCTTCCTCCTACAGAAATTATTCCAGGCGGAGAATTTTTCGACGTAGAATCCAAATACAAACCTGGACTTTCCCAAGAAATCACTCCTGCTCGTTTACCAGAAAAGATTATCTCTAAAATCCAAGAACAATCCATTCTAGCTCACAAAACACTTGGATGCGAAGGTTACTCTAGGACAGATTTTATAATCGTTGGAGAAACTCCATTCGTTCTCGAAACAAACACATTACCCGGAATGACTGAGACTAGTTTGATCCCACAACAAGCAAAGGCAGCTGGGATTCCCATCCAAACATTGTACCAATCTTTGGTAGACCAGGCATTAGAAAGAGCAGGGAAGATCCCTGTAGGTTAA
- a CDS encoding exo-beta-N-acetylmuramidase NamZ family protein, giving the protein MRFKERNKKILTLLIFFLTISSGSCVEASSRSHISKSKIIPAEVSFYEQVLPSLAGKSVVLVTNPSGIGRHPEKILKEFKDKKVKIKHLIGLEHGFLGLEEDFSKSPVTMDETFQLPIYHIYKVKNSEIPAILKGADAVVFDVVDMGMRCYTYLSVLKRLMDNLPDPNTKFILLDHPNPALYLGARGEGIQKKFLNFAGEFPSLFFTGMTLGEAAAFYNGEYLGGKVKLDIISPENLKRGFDWEREGIPWSTPSPNLPMLDSAKNYLGLVLLEGVNVSVGRGTQAPFVYFGAPWMNEPEDIIQELNEDSKGDYYYQSVFFKPVFGPFKGEICRGLRLTVVNRKYDPIRMAYNLTAIMKKKYKDFKWRQYADGSHNIDFLWGTEKFRESVDAGLTYEQFKATYAESESSTNKLIQKYLIY; this is encoded by the coding sequence ATGCGGTTCAAAGAAAGAAACAAAAAAATCCTAACTTTACTCATTTTTTTTCTGACAATTTCCTCAGGCTCATGCGTTGAGGCGTCATCCAGAAGTCATATTTCTAAATCCAAAATTATCCCTGCCGAAGTTTCATTTTATGAACAAGTACTTCCAAGTCTTGCAGGCAAATCCGTTGTGCTCGTTACAAATCCTTCCGGTATTGGAAGACATCCAGAGAAGATCTTAAAAGAATTTAAGGATAAAAAAGTTAAGATCAAACATTTGATCGGACTCGAACACGGATTTTTAGGATTGGAAGAAGATTTCAGCAAGTCTCCAGTCACAATGGATGAAACTTTTCAACTTCCTATCTATCATATTTATAAGGTTAAAAACTCTGAGATACCTGCAATCCTGAAAGGTGCAGACGCAGTAGTGTTCGACGTAGTCGACATGGGAATGCGTTGTTATACTTACTTAAGCGTTCTCAAACGTTTGATGGATAATTTGCCAGATCCAAACACTAAGTTTATTCTTTTAGATCATCCGAACCCAGCATTGTATTTAGGCGCAAGGGGAGAAGGTATTCAGAAGAAGTTCCTAAACTTTGCAGGAGAATTCCCTTCTCTATTTTTTACCGGTATGACTCTTGGAGAAGCTGCTGCATTCTATAATGGAGAATATTTAGGTGGAAAAGTGAAACTAGATATTATCTCTCCTGAAAATCTAAAAAGAGGATTTGATTGGGAGAGAGAAGGAATCCCTTGGTCCACACCTTCTCCGAATCTTCCTATGTTGGATTCTGCTAAAAATTATCTAGGCTTAGTATTATTAGAAGGTGTGAATGTTTCCGTAGGAAGAGGAACCCAAGCTCCATTCGTATATTTCGGCGCTCCTTGGATGAATGAACCTGAAGATATTATCCAAGAATTGAACGAAGACAGCAAGGGTGATTATTATTACCAAAGTGTATTCTTTAAACCAGTATTTGGACCTTTTAAAGGAGAAATTTGCAGAGGTCTTCGTTTAACAGTTGTAAATCGTAAATATGATCCGATCAGAATGGCATATAATCTGACTGCCATTATGAAAAAGAAATACAAAGATTTCAAATGGAGACAGTATGCAGACGGATCCCATAATATAGATTTTCTTTGGGGAACAGAAAAGTTCAGAGAATCAGTGGATGCAGGCCTTACATACGAACAATTTAAGGCGACTTACGCGGAATCCGAATCCTCTACAAATAAACTGATCCAGAAATATCTGATCTACTAA
- a CDS encoding DUF2157 domain-containing protein has product MNWKKKLKTWVDSGLISQSQAESILKFEDSKKIPYVFYSFLALGIVVIGLGVIAMVAANWDKIHYSVKLIASFSLLSGIGITILYSQSKEIWNDTVRYLLVLLLCVLFFANIGLVSQIYHTQGKLYQALLLWSGITLLLVIMYPGRVLQHLWIAIFSSSFLSWIDNHPDIGWKERSHYFSLFFFVASWVFAGIAIFKERRLETKESKTSILVNPFLLWAFGFFLTSSIWGSFETHDIPNLDQDPEFARRYDLPFSWYWPLLLPILLIVVSQIFRNRFSRRKIILLSISGLFLGFLNYPQLFHWYGKYPAMVFFFLSWIPFTFLFFQSRRWFDLSLLILGLRFVSVYLEVFGSLLATGIGLIVSGAFILGFSILVFRMREKIRDAANQLFAEEEELGI; this is encoded by the coding sequence ATGAATTGGAAGAAAAAATTAAAAACTTGGGTGGATTCCGGACTCATTAGCCAGTCTCAGGCAGAGTCTATTCTCAAATTTGAAGATTCTAAAAAAATTCCTTACGTCTTCTATTCCTTTTTAGCATTGGGGATCGTTGTCATCGGACTCGGAGTCATCGCAATGGTGGCTGCTAATTGGGATAAGATCCATTATTCTGTAAAATTGATCGCGAGTTTCTCGCTCCTTTCTGGAATAGGGATTACGATCCTATATTCTCAAAGCAAAGAGATCTGGAACGATACCGTTCGTTACCTTTTAGTTTTACTTCTTTGTGTATTATTTTTTGCGAATATTGGTCTGGTTTCCCAGATTTATCATACCCAAGGAAAATTATACCAGGCTCTACTTCTTTGGTCAGGGATTACACTTTTACTTGTGATCATGTATCCGGGTAGGGTGCTTCAACATCTTTGGATTGCAATATTCAGTTCTTCTTTCTTGAGTTGGATAGACAATCATCCTGATATTGGTTGGAAAGAAAGAAGTCATTATTTCTCTCTTTTCTTCTTTGTGGCGTCTTGGGTGTTTGCAGGAATTGCTATCTTTAAGGAAAGAAGGTTAGAAACTAAAGAGAGCAAAACCTCAATACTTGTGAATCCGTTTTTACTCTGGGCTTTCGGTTTCTTTTTGACTTCTTCTATTTGGGGAAGTTTTGAGACTCATGATATTCCTAATTTAGATCAGGATCCTGAATTTGCCAGAAGATATGATTTACCTTTCTCTTGGTATTGGCCTTTACTTCTTCCAATTTTGCTAATTGTAGTTTCTCAAATTTTTAGAAATCGATTCTCTCGTAGAAAGATCATATTACTTTCCATCTCAGGACTTTTCTTAGGATTTTTGAATTATCCTCAGTTGTTTCATTGGTATGGAAAATATCCAGCTATGGTATTTTTCTTTCTATCTTGGATCCCATTTACGTTCTTATTTTTTCAATCCAGAAGATGGTTTGATCTATCTTTGTTAATTTTAGGCCTTCGATTTGTATCAGTCTATCTAGAAGTATTTGGAAGTTTACTTGCTACAGGAATTGGACTGATAGTCTCCGGAGCATTTATTTTAGGTTTCAGTATCTTAGTGTTTAGGATGAGAGAAAAAATCAGAGATGCTGCGAATCAACTCTTTGCAGAAGAAGAGGAGTTAGGAATATGA
- a CDS encoding NAD(P)-dependent oxidoreductase has protein sequence MPSRKIAIIGTGIMGRGIANNLSKEGHSLQLYARNPEKIQDLKSANISIHGNIKETVKNSEIIILCLTEDHVVEESVFSTGFLETNAKVVIDMGTTSPSLTSKLNTTFQKQNIQFLDAPMTGSKNAARDGQILFMIGAKSKDNIKDISFIFEICGKNTVYCGEVGDGQKAKIALNMVQAGIFQVYMEGFSLAKSQGIDPSILKSILEQSAAKSGISEFKFPFLFSGNYETHFALKNMYKDLKHALSLGKESGTKLSLCSGLDEIYHKGMDAGLGEKDYCSLNEVTAQIPPAK, from the coding sequence ATGCCATCTCGCAAAATTGCAATCATCGGTACAGGAATTATGGGTAGAGGGATCGCAAATAATCTCTCTAAAGAAGGTCATTCTCTTCAATTATATGCACGTAACCCAGAAAAAATCCAAGACCTAAAATCAGCGAATATTTCCATCCACGGGAATATTAAAGAAACAGTAAAAAATTCTGAAATTATAATACTCTGCCTTACGGAAGATCATGTGGTAGAAGAATCAGTATTTTCCACAGGTTTTTTAGAAACAAATGCAAAAGTTGTGATAGATATGGGAACCACCTCCCCTTCTCTCACTTCAAAACTGAATACTACATTCCAAAAACAGAATATTCAATTTTTAGATGCTCCAATGACCGGCTCTAAAAATGCAGCCAGAGATGGACAGATCCTATTCATGATAGGAGCAAAATCGAAAGATAATATCAAAGATATTTCATTTATATTCGAGATCTGCGGTAAGAACACTGTATATTGTGGAGAAGTGGGAGACGGGCAGAAGGCAAAAATCGCCCTCAATATGGTACAGGCTGGTATCTTCCAAGTTTATATGGAAGGTTTTTCTTTGGCGAAAAGCCAAGGTATAGATCCTTCTATCTTAAAATCAATTTTAGAACAATCCGCTGCCAAGTCTGGAATTTCAGAATTTAAGTTTCCATTTTTATTCTCAGGAAATTACGAAACTCATTTTGCTTTGAAAAATATGTATAAGGATCTCAAACATGCACTCTCTTTAGGAAAGGAATCCGGAACAAAGCTTTCACTATGCTCCGGATTGGATGAGATTTACCACAAAGGTATGGATGCGGGTTTAGGTGAGAAGGACTACTGCAGCCTAAACGAGGTTACTGCACAGATACCTCCGGCCAAATGA
- a CDS encoding LIC_11883 family protein encodes MRTRFAVIVLICFSFSIFAENQNGEWKEYGLKEVLGRLKFYAFAKIAQSVRTGASFDQELYVKETPCSQDFPKLEGSFQCALLKVSTFEDKLAENSEPVTPNAASATNGLTPSKTIPQVPVKAKWYEGRTLAGKGVLSLPGKEGLSDLKLFYHTDGKLSHYSYEDKIVVFDWKGQELSTILIVKVDPKLRPLGGKEYFFP; translated from the coding sequence ATGAGAACCAGATTTGCCGTTATAGTATTGATTTGTTTTTCCTTCTCCATTTTTGCAGAAAATCAAAACGGAGAATGGAAGGAATACGGCTTAAAAGAAGTTTTAGGCCGTCTGAAATTTTATGCATTTGCTAAGATTGCTCAGAGTGTTCGCACTGGAGCTTCTTTTGACCAAGAATTATACGTAAAAGAAACTCCTTGCAGCCAGGACTTTCCCAAGCTTGAAGGAAGTTTCCAATGTGCATTACTTAAGGTTTCTACATTCGAAGATAAATTAGCAGAAAACTCAGAGCCTGTAACTCCTAATGCTGCATCTGCTACGAATGGTCTAACTCCGAGTAAAACAATACCGCAGGTTCCGGTAAAAGCAAAATGGTATGAGGGAAGGACTCTTGCAGGAAAAGGAGTTCTTTCTCTTCCTGGAAAAGAAGGGCTGAGTGATTTGAAATTATTCTATCATACTGATGGAAAGCTAAGCCATTATTCTTATGAAGATAAAATAGTGGTTTTTGACTGGAAAGGCCAAGAGTTAAGTACTATTCTAATTGTAAAAGTGGATCCAAAATTACGACCACTTGGCGGTAAGGAATATTTTTTTCCATGA
- a CDS encoding GDYXXLXY domain-containing protein encodes MKKFNISVLAVFLPIIVLASVALEREFDLRNGKILILPITGYDPRDLLSGQYLRFQIDRKYSDDICQKGDYVSSTVESVAATTDGSKLTKKETCVCFDSREPSEYEIRFYSDCNELKDDTTCWNYVKGECNYGNFNYPFRKYFIPEASAKELEAKLREPGAKIQLRIDENGNGLIEKIIWPEVSVQ; translated from the coding sequence ATGAAGAAGTTTAACATTTCAGTTCTAGCGGTATTTTTACCAATTATCGTATTGGCTTCCGTTGCATTAGAAAGAGAATTCGATCTTAGAAATGGGAAAATTCTGATCCTTCCGATTACTGGATATGATCCAAGAGATTTACTCTCTGGGCAATATCTAAGATTTCAGATAGATCGTAAATATTCTGATGATATCTGCCAAAAGGGAGATTACGTTTCTTCAACAGTTGAATCAGTAGCTGCGACTACTGACGGAAGTAAGCTGACCAAAAAGGAAACATGTGTATGTTTTGATTCCAGAGAACCTTCTGAATATGAAATACGTTTTTACTCTGATTGTAATGAATTAAAAGACGATACAACTTGTTGGAATTACGTCAAAGGCGAATGTAATTACGGAAACTTTAATTATCCTTTCCGCAAATACTTTATCCCGGAGGCGAGCGCAAAAGAACTAGAAGCGAAACTTAGAGAGCCTGGTGCCAAAATCCAATTGAGGATAGATGAAAACGGAAATGGTCTCATCGAAAAGATCATTTGGCCGGAGGTATCTGTGCAGTAA
- a CDS encoding DUF2797 domain-containing protein produces the protein MKELSSGFLRMMDHEGIDPVEYIWVVASYPSSESGKQEAKLVPANFKIASLVGKRVKLEFTGKIRCVNCGKVTSKSFNQGSCFNCFQTLAENDLCILRPETCHFHLGTCREPEWGEGYCFQKHTLYLANTSGLKVGITREKPVSNRWVDQGAQEAIPLLEVTSRRDAGLIEKQFTSIIDDKTKWQKMVTEDSVSFDLISKKKELLEVLDSWDLGVPYTESNEQNITKLSYPISEYPKKSKSFSPDKEKEIDSKLLGIKGQYLLFEDVVINIRAYGGYEIRLYSE, from the coding sequence ATGAAAGAACTCTCTTCGGGTTTTTTAAGAATGATGGACCACGAAGGTATCGACCCAGTAGAATATATCTGGGTAGTAGCTTCTTATCCATCTTCTGAATCCGGAAAACAAGAGGCAAAACTTGTACCTGCAAATTTTAAGATCGCAAGTCTTGTGGGTAAAAGAGTAAAACTTGAATTTACCGGAAAGATCCGTTGTGTGAATTGCGGAAAAGTCACAAGCAAAAGTTTTAACCAAGGAAGTTGTTTTAACTGCTTTCAAACTTTAGCGGAGAATGATCTATGCATTCTTCGTCCAGAGACCTGTCATTTTCATTTGGGAACTTGTAGAGAGCCTGAATGGGGAGAAGGTTATTGCTTCCAAAAGCATACTCTGTATCTCGCAAACACAAGTGGATTAAAAGTAGGAATCACTCGAGAAAAACCGGTCTCCAATCGTTGGGTGGACCAGGGCGCGCAAGAAGCAATTCCACTTTTAGAAGTAACTTCCAGAAGAGATGCAGGTCTTATCGAAAAACAATTTACTTCTATCATAGATGATAAGACCAAATGGCAAAAGATGGTAACAGAAGATTCGGTTTCATTCGATCTAATCTCTAAAAAGAAAGAATTATTAGAAGTATTGGATTCCTGGGACTTGGGCGTTCCATATACGGAATCTAATGAGCAGAATATTACAAAATTAAGTTATCCTATTTCAGAATATCCTAAAAAATCAAAATCTTTCTCTCCGGATAAGGAGAAGGAAATAGATTCCAAATTACTCGGTATCAAAGGACAATACCTTTTGTTCGAGGATGTGGTAATCAATATCCGCGCCTATGGCGGTTATGAAATCCGTTTATACTCGGAGTGA